In Prunus dulcis chromosome 1, ALMONDv2, whole genome shotgun sequence, the following are encoded in one genomic region:
- the LOC117615643 gene encoding copper-transporting ATPase PAA1, chloroplastic-like: protein NGTLTVEVQRPGGETAMADIVRLVEEAQSREAPVQRLADKVAGHFTYGVMTLSAATFLFWSLIGGHILPAAFHGGNSVSLALQLSCSVLVVACPCALGLATPTAVLVGTSLGAKRGLLLRGGNILEKFSMVNTVVFDKTGTLTMGKPVVTKILTPERSKVTDLQEKFNHTWSEVDVLKFAAGVESNTVHPVGKAIVEAAQAVNCQNMKIVDGTFLEEPGSGAVATIENKKVSIGTLDWVQRHGVDENPFQEVEAHKSQSVVYVGIDSTLAGLIYFEDQIREDAGQVVKSLSKQGINVYMLSGDKRNNAEYVASVVGIPKEKVISGVKPREKKKFITELQKDQNIVAMVGDGINDAAALASSHVGIAMGGGVGAASEVSSIVLLGNRLSQVLDALELSRLTMKTVKQNLWWAFAYNIVGLPIAAGVLLPVTGTMLTPSIAGALMGLSSVGVMANSLFLRYKFSSKQGEIYSGSAHTKTNGDSNLLMDKSAEEHPHSDGKWKG, encoded by the exons AATGGAACTCTTACAGTTGAAGTGCAGAGACCCGGTGGTGAGACTGCTATGGCAGACATTGTTCGTTTGGTAGAAGAAGCACAGAGTAGGGAAGCTCCTGTACAGCGCTTGGCTGACAAG GTGGCTGGGCATTTTACATATGGAGTAATGACACTATCTGCTGCCACATTTTTATTCTGGAGCTTGATTGGTGGTCATATTTTACCTGCTGCTTTTCACGGAGGAAATTCAGTTTCATTAGCATTGCAACTCTCTTGCAGTGTTCTG GTTGTTGCTTGTCCATGTGCCCTTGGGCTTGCCACACCCACAGCTGTGCTG GTTGGGACTTCATTGGGAGCAAAAAGAGGACTGCTTTTGCGTGGTGGAAATATTTTAGAGAAGTTTTCAATGGTGAACACTGTAGTGTTTGATAAAACAGGGACTCTGACAATGGGCAAACCTGTTGTGACAAAAATTTTGACTCCTGAACGTTCAAAGGTTACTGACTTACA AGAAAAGTTTAACCATACTTGGTCAGAAGTTGATGTTCTGAAGTTTGCTGCTGGAGTAGAATCAAATACAGTTCATCCTGTTGGGAAAGCTATTGTGGAAGCTGCTCAGGCTGTTAATTGCCAGAATATGAAG ATTGTAGATGGAACATTTTTGGAAGAACCTGGGTCTGGTGCTGTAGCAACTATTGAGAACAAAAAGGTTTCTATAGGAACTTTGGACTGGGTTCAAAG GCACGGAGTTGATGAGAATCCATTTCAAGAAGTAGAGGCCCATAAGAGTCAGTCTGTTGTTTATGTTGGCATTGATAGTACTCTTGCTggtcttatttattttgaggaTCAGATAAGGGAAGATGCTGGACAAGTTGTTAAATCTTTATCTAAGCAAGGGATAAATGTATACATGCTATCTGGGGACAAAAGAAATAACGCAGAGTATGTAGCATCTGTTGTTGGTATTCCGAAAGAGAAG GTGATATCTGGTGTTAAACCgagggaaaagaagaaattcatAACGGAACTTCAGAAGGATCAAAACATTGTAGCCATGGTTGGTGATGGAATTAATGATGCTGCAGCGTTAGCTTCATCACATGTTGGAATTGCCATGGGTGGTGGTGTTGGAGCTGCTAGTGAGGTATCCTCTATTGTGCTACTGGGCAACAGACTTTCACAG GTACTTGATGCTTTGGAGCTCAGCAGGCTAACCATGAAGACTGTGAAGCAAAATCTTTGGTGGGCTTTTGCATACAATATT GTAGGACTTCCAATTGCTGCTGGAGTGTTGCTGCCAGTAACTGGGACCATGCTGACGCCGTCAATTGCTGGAGCCCTCATGGGCTTGAGTTCTGTCGGGGTTATGGCAAATTCATTGTTTCTAAGATACAAGTTTTCATCAAAACAGGGAGAAATATATAGTGGATCTGCACACACGAAAACTAACGGGGATTCCAATCTTCTCATGGACAAAAGTGCAGAAGAACATCCTCATTCTGATGGTAAATGGAAAGGATGA